A stretch of Bacillus pseudomycoides DNA encodes these proteins:
- a CDS encoding helix-turn-helix transcriptional regulator, giving the protein MLQVTPWFQRHVKVVYSPFREMLVSLHVLCNPAHHVKRLEWAENILNQMDQEEKEILYEINKNSDDWFRFIDWCSEFQAEVYVEEGIEKLRITDIKSFQSFFPKLEKEMVCNFLYQYHQRYFARELFQIEPWLEQSVYDVKETIKQNPLLLSKRLHPRFLIDEKEITFLKARTWQYCYEDLSAITLYPSTFVAPHLLIDNLISTHIKVYYEVEIASSYVDEVPKDLMRILQAISDETRLKMLRDLSFQSFCTQQLTERYSLTKLTVSSHLKMLESTGLIQKERKGYYVFYKTNRERLEQIRVDLDQFMDFPIVQKSEEERACG; this is encoded by the coding sequence ATGTTGCAAGTTACACCATGGTTTCAGCGACATGTCAAAGTTGTATATTCACCATTTCGCGAAATGCTAGTAAGTTTACATGTTTTATGTAATCCTGCCCATCATGTAAAACGATTAGAGTGGGCAGAAAATATATTAAATCAGATGGATCAGGAGGAAAAAGAAATATTATATGAGATTAATAAAAACAGCGATGATTGGTTCCGTTTCATAGATTGGTGTTCTGAATTTCAAGCTGAAGTCTATGTTGAAGAGGGAATTGAAAAATTACGAATAACGGATATCAAAAGTTTTCAATCATTTTTTCCTAAGTTAGAGAAAGAAATGGTTTGTAATTTTTTGTATCAATATCATCAGCGCTATTTTGCGCGAGAGCTGTTTCAAATTGAACCATGGCTTGAACAATCTGTATATGATGTGAAAGAAACAATCAAACAAAATCCGTTGTTACTTTCGAAAAGATTGCATCCGAGATTTTTAATTGATGAAAAGGAAATAACATTTTTAAAAGCCCGTACGTGGCAATATTGTTATGAGGATTTATCAGCTATTACATTATATCCATCAACTTTTGTCGCACCCCATTTATTAATAGATAACCTTATTTCTACTCATATAAAAGTTTACTATGAAGTGGAAATTGCATCGTCTTATGTAGATGAAGTTCCAAAGGATCTGATGCGAATTTTACAAGCCATATCTGATGAAACGAGGCTAAAAATGTTAAGAGATTTATCCTTTCAATCTTTTTGTACACAGCAATTAACAGAGCGATATAGTCTTACAAAATTAACGGTTTCCAGTCATTTGAAAATGTTAGAGTCTACAGGGCTTATACAAAAGGAACGAAAAGGTTATTACGTATTTTATAAAACAAATCGAGAACGATTAGAACAAATTCGTGTTGATTTAGACCAATTTATGGATTTCCCAATTGTTCAAAAATCGGAGGAGGAGAGAGCATGTGGCTAA
- a CDS encoding ABC transporter permease: MWLTFKATFRRDFYTMRRAYPWSFFLGHILTGVYIVLFAYLTYHFMFQGKLDANFAKLGKTDDYLSYVILGAVFYSFSVSLLMIVSRTLITELREGTLDVLLLTPSSRQGYFLGAAAQGILRGGLEFIAIFIFGLFFGLQFREINMIPVVLLLVIFFFAIFAQALVLGAFMLYFRDTYLTRNTLFIFMSLVNGVFFPVGYLPAFLQSMSLFMPLSHGLSAFRLCMIEGGNLTSIQIELLWLLGLGVAYFIAGVCAMKRMEKYVIEKHFA, from the coding sequence ATGTGGCTAACGTTTAAGGCTACATTTCGTCGTGATTTCTATACGATGCGTAGAGCATACCCATGGTCATTTTTTCTAGGGCATATTTTAACTGGTGTATATATCGTATTGTTTGCTTATTTAACGTATCATTTTATGTTTCAAGGAAAGCTAGATGCTAATTTTGCAAAGCTAGGGAAAACGGATGATTATCTTTCTTACGTTATATTAGGAGCAGTTTTCTATTCATTTTCTGTTTCTCTATTAATGATTGTGAGCAGGACATTAATAACCGAACTGCGTGAAGGGACACTTGATGTTTTATTATTAACGCCATCATCTCGGCAAGGATATTTTCTAGGAGCAGCTGCGCAAGGAATATTGCGTGGGGGACTTGAATTTATCGCAATTTTTATTTTTGGTTTGTTTTTTGGATTACAGTTTCGAGAAATAAATATGATACCAGTGGTACTTTTGTTAGTTATTTTCTTTTTTGCAATATTCGCCCAAGCGTTAGTGTTGGGTGCGTTTATGCTTTATTTTCGTGATACATATTTAACACGGAATACATTGTTTATTTTTATGAGTCTTGTGAATGGAGTCTTTTTTCCAGTAGGATATCTTCCCGCATTCCTACAATCTATGAGTCTATTCATGCCACTCTCACATGGTTTATCAGCATTTCGATTGTGCATGATTGAGGGTGGAAATTTAACTTCTATACAAATTGAACTTCTGTGGTTATTAGGATTAGGGGTAGCGTATTTTATTGCAGGTGTATGCGCGATGAAACGAATGGAGAAGTATGTGATTGAAAAACATTTTGCATAG
- a CDS encoding ABC transporter ATP-binding protein produces the protein MIQAKQLVKRYELKEKIGFFRKKRQVVEAVNGLDLTIQKGEIVGLLGVNGAGKTTTIKMLATLLEPTSGMIEIDGIDSTKQDLLVKKKINMIADGERMLYWRLTGKENLQYFGSLYGLKGVELEERIQFLLQQVELKEAANIPVERYSKGMKQRLQIARGLINDPDYLFLDEPTLGLDAPVAKKLREMVYRLAKEQNKGILLTSHYLEEVEELCDRLYIIEKGRLLYEGTPENIIQSIVREYRLEIVIPEMQDEMIERLEHSLGMKEIQHEKEQMGEHIRYQLKASFDMTTMVLSLLTKYQIRILQLETHKARLEDAILQIANEVSA, from the coding sequence ATGATACAAGCAAAGCAACTTGTAAAGCGGTATGAGTTAAAAGAGAAAATAGGTTTTTTTCGTAAAAAAAGACAAGTAGTTGAAGCGGTAAATGGACTAGATTTAACCATTCAAAAAGGAGAGATTGTAGGATTGCTAGGTGTGAATGGAGCTGGGAAGACGACAACGATAAAAATGCTAGCAACGCTTCTGGAACCAACTTCAGGTATGATTGAAATTGATGGTATAGATAGCACGAAGCAAGATTTACTTGTAAAGAAAAAGATTAATATGATTGCAGATGGAGAACGCATGTTATATTGGCGTTTAACAGGGAAAGAAAACTTGCAGTATTTTGGAAGTTTGTATGGATTAAAAGGGGTTGAATTAGAAGAACGTATTCAGTTCCTCTTACAGCAAGTAGAGCTAAAAGAAGCAGCTAATATACCTGTAGAACGATATTCAAAAGGAATGAAGCAGCGTTTACAAATTGCAAGAGGCCTTATTAATGACCCAGACTATTTATTTCTTGATGAACCCACATTAGGGCTAGATGCACCTGTAGCGAAAAAATTGAGAGAAATGGTATATCGTTTGGCAAAGGAACAAAATAAAGGGATTTTGTTAACGAGTCATTATCTTGAAGAAGTAGAGGAACTTTGTGATCGGCTTTACATCATTGAAAAAGGTCGGCTTCTTTATGAAGGAACTCCTGAAAACATTATCCAATCGATTGTCCGTGAATATCGCTTAGAAATTGTAATTCCAGAAATGCAGGATGAAATGATAGAACGATTAGAACATTCTTTAGGGATGAAAGAAATTCAACATGAGAAAGAACAGATGGGTGAACATATACGTTATCAATTGAAAGCGTCTTTTGATATGACAACAATGGTTTTATCATTATTAACAAAATATCAAATTCGTATATTACAGTTAGAAACACATAAAGCAAGGTTGGAAGACGCGATATTACAAATTGCAAATGAGGTGAGTGCATGA
- a CDS encoding ABC transporter permease, whose translation MNIFLAEWKKSHRNHFHSKMVYFSLFIWPVLLFATAYFSVKPFDTSNSSTLAKWMDPKQISFFLLTGYIGYVFFWSLVQSAWQMSWERQNGTLELIFLTPASRVWMMYCRAGANLIEGVWMFTMFSILIALFLNDTPIPPVKNIVFAFMILCISAVVWGGCLNTIFLFSRDASILFTILEEPMQFFAGIRIPIVVLPLWGKVLAALFPLTYVLQIFRSLLMEGKSIINVFPELGLLASLLIILIGISYVLVRKAEKHAKRTGNMVLF comes from the coding sequence ATGAATATATTTTTAGCGGAATGGAAAAAGAGTCATCGCAATCATTTCCATAGTAAGATGGTCTATTTTTCTTTGTTCATTTGGCCGGTGTTACTCTTTGCAACTGCTTATTTTTCGGTGAAGCCATTTGATACTTCAAATAGTAGTACACTTGCAAAATGGATGGATCCAAAGCAGATTAGTTTTTTTCTCCTTACAGGTTATATTGGATATGTTTTCTTTTGGAGCCTCGTTCAATCGGCATGGCAAATGTCATGGGAACGCCAAAATGGAACACTTGAACTTATCTTTTTAACACCAGCATCGCGTGTATGGATGATGTATTGCCGGGCAGGAGCAAATTTAATAGAAGGAGTATGGATGTTTACGATGTTTTCGATTCTCATCGCATTGTTTCTGAATGACACACCGATACCACCAGTTAAAAATATTGTATTTGCTTTTATGATTTTATGTATTTCGGCTGTTGTGTGGGGGGGTTGCTTAAATACGATTTTTTTATTTTCACGAGATGCTAGTATTCTATTTACAATATTAGAAGAACCGATGCAATTTTTTGCGGGTATACGCATTCCCATTGTTGTATTACCACTATGGGGCAAAGTACTAGCAGCTTTGTTTCCATTAACGTATGTACTTCAAATTTTCCGTTCATTATTAATGGAAGGAAAAAGTATTATAAATGTATTTCCAGAGTTAGGTTTATTAGCTAGCTTATTAATCATTTTAATTGGAATATCATATGTGCTTGTTCGAAAAGCAGAAAAGCATGCGAAACGAACAGGAAATATGGTTTTATTTTAA
- a CDS encoding NUDIX hydrolase, whose translation MGIFQGAAALCKNNDGKLLMVLQGRPDVKEAELKWSIPSGGKLEEETFEECCIREVKEETGYDVRVIKSMYEKKGNSNGYDVHIVYYKVEVIGGNKEICDPDGLIYEVAWKSSEEIAGITLSFLENRKLLQGFIDCTAGDET comes from the coding sequence ATGGGAATATTTCAAGGTGCAGCGGCATTATGTAAAAATAATGATGGGAAATTGTTAATGGTATTGCAAGGGCGCCCAGATGTAAAAGAAGCAGAACTAAAATGGTCTATTCCATCTGGTGGGAAATTGGAAGAGGAAACATTTGAGGAGTGTTGTATACGAGAAGTGAAAGAGGAAACGGGATATGATGTACGTGTCATTAAAAGTATGTACGAAAAGAAGGGGAATAGTAATGGATATGATGTTCACATTGTGTATTATAAGGTAGAAGTAATTGGAGGAAATAAAGAAATATGCGATCCAGATGGATTAATTTATGAAGTGGCTTGGAAAAGCAGTGAAGAAATAGCAGGTATTACCCTTTCTTTTCTAGAAAATAGAAAGTTATTGCAGGGATTCATAGATTGTACAGCAGGTGATGAAACCTAA
- a CDS encoding GNAT family N-acetyltransferase — translation MIYELQKDQFMNCKHLLQKERHIEVQAIIEGNNSGRIFVDNASEPRSGLVWLGNLDGFVFIGEANNKMFNLEIKKVLREQIAQEAACLDLKWFEGFGHQVGWDRTIREILCEQSYEESNQKVYKLYESAYKTYNEPIIDEVYTVLKVTKENLVTYSLLKQSFFVSQITSFWNSVESFFEKGIGYVILHEDQVVSLCFPGFVSGNMHAVNIETILEHRGKNLAKKVAHIFVQECFKQGYVPYWDCMEVNKPSIAIAESLGFTNIFDYIVYEYQF, via the coding sequence ATGATATACGAATTGCAGAAAGACCAGTTTATGAATTGCAAACATCTTCTACAAAAGGAAAGGCATATAGAAGTGCAAGCTATCATTGAAGGGAATAATTCGGGCCGTATATTTGTTGACAATGCGAGCGAACCACGGTCTGGTTTAGTTTGGCTTGGAAATTTAGATGGTTTTGTATTTATTGGTGAGGCAAATAACAAAATGTTTAACCTTGAAATAAAAAAGGTTTTAAGGGAACAAATTGCACAAGAAGCAGCCTGTTTGGACTTGAAGTGGTTTGAAGGATTTGGTCATCAAGTAGGGTGGGATCGTACAATTAGAGAAATATTATGTGAACAATCATACGAGGAATCCAATCAAAAAGTATACAAATTATATGAAAGTGCGTACAAAACATATAATGAACCAATCATTGATGAGGTATATACAGTATTAAAAGTAACGAAGGAAAATCTTGTGACATACTCTTTGCTCAAGCAATCATTTTTCGTTTCACAGATTACATCATTTTGGAATTCGGTGGAATCATTTTTTGAAAAAGGAATTGGGTATGTGATTTTGCATGAGGATCAAGTGGTAAGTCTTTGTTTTCCAGGATTTGTAAGTGGGAATATGCATGCGGTAAATATCGAGACAATTTTGGAACATAGAGGGAAGAATCTTGCCAAGAAAGTCGCACATATATTTGTTCAAGAATGTTTCAAACAAGGGTATGTGCCCTATTGGGACTGTATGGAAGTGAATAAACCTTCAATTGCTATAGCAGAGAGCCTAGGGTTTACAAACATTTTTGATTATATTGTATACGAGTATCAATTTTAA
- a CDS encoding glucan-binding protein, with amino-acid sequence MKKVILPVLMSAMFVVPAVSHAEKQENVKKNAPKAAQTMQQSGWVKEGDTWYFYDQKGMKKIGWLQDGGKWYYFDGNGKMKTGYIQDRDAGYLLGKDGAMYSNKGWVQYEGDWYYVQQGGILHYGTLEYNGKTYFLNPDNGKMWKNNWVGAYPDGNYFLADGSMATGWNLIDNQWHYFGNGAAYNGWLSYKGSWYYFVGAKMQTGWVQDNGKWYYLNADGTMKAGGLEQGKGWLNDGGKRYLFGMDGAMLTGKVYEGGISWYFNADGSMVTGWKQLNGYWYYFDEKNGTSTQEWLSYNGKWYYFVDVMQTGWIEVRGTWYYMNADGAMKTGWVQDNGKWYYLQSNGAMAIGKHFIDGKWYSFKDNGVMM; translated from the coding sequence ATGAAGAAAGTTATTTTGCCGGTTTTAATGTCTGCAATGTTTGTAGTTCCTGCAGTATCACATGCAGAAAAACAAGAGAATGTGAAAAAAAATGCTCCAAAAGCAGCACAGACAATGCAACAAAGTGGTTGGGTAAAAGAGGGAGATACATGGTATTTCTATGATCAAAAAGGTATGAAGAAAATAGGTTGGCTACAAGATGGTGGAAAATGGTACTATTTTGATGGAAATGGAAAAATGAAAACAGGTTATATTCAAGATCGAGATGCAGGTTACTTATTAGGAAAAGATGGTGCCATGTATTCAAATAAAGGTTGGGTTCAGTATGAGGGAGATTGGTATTACGTTCAACAAGGCGGAATTTTACATTATGGTACACTTGAGTATAATGGTAAAACATACTTCTTGAATCCAGATAACGGAAAAATGTGGAAGAATAATTGGGTAGGTGCATACCCTGATGGTAACTATTTCCTTGCGGATGGATCAATGGCAACAGGTTGGAATTTAATTGATAATCAGTGGCATTACTTCGGAAACGGGGCTGCGTATAATGGTTGGCTAAGCTATAAAGGAAGCTGGTATTACTTTGTTGGTGCTAAGATGCAAACAGGTTGGGTACAAGATAATGGGAAATGGTACTATCTGAATGCAGATGGCACAATGAAAGCAGGAGGCTTGGAACAAGGAAAAGGTTGGTTAAATGATGGAGGAAAGCGTTATCTCTTTGGTATGGATGGTGCCATGCTGACAGGAAAAGTGTATGAAGGTGGGATTTCATGGTACTTCAATGCAGATGGATCAATGGTAACAGGGTGGAAACAACTGAACGGTTATTGGTATTACTTTGATGAGAAGAATGGTACAAGTACACAAGAATGGCTTAGTTATAATGGAAAGTGGTATTATTTTGTTGATGTTATGCAAACAGGCTGGATAGAAGTTAGAGGCACATGGTACTACATGAATGCAGATGGAGCAATGAAAACAGGTTGGGTACAAGATAATGGAAAGTGGTATTATTTACAATCTAACGGTGCTATGGCAATAGGTAAACATTTTATTGATGGCAAATGGTATTCATTTAAAGATAATGGCGTTATGATGTAA